One Huiozyma naganishii CBS 8797 chromosome 4, complete genome genomic region harbors:
- the TRM112 gene encoding RNA methylation protein TRM112 (similar to Saccharomyces cerevisiae TRM112 (YNR046W); ancestral locus Anc_6.370) — MKVLTTNFLKCSVKACDVSNDNFPLQYEGAKCQLVQNENIEFNPEFMLNILERVEWDAVVRVVSELGNAGLPTTKPELPADADQLSEEDIIILRDLHTLLIQTSITEGEMKCRNCGHIYFIKNSIPNLLLPPHLA, encoded by the coding sequence ATGAAAGTGCTTACcaccaattttttgaaatgcTCGGTCAAGGCGTGCGATGTGAGCAATGACAACTTCCCATTGCAGTACGAGGGTGCCAAATGCCAGCTCGTCCAGAACGAGAACATTGAATTCAACCCGGAGTTCATGCTGAATATCTTGGAGAGGGTAGAATGGGATGCAGTGGTGCGCGTGGTTTCCGAGCTGGGGAACGCGGGACTGCCGACGACGAAACCGGAGCTCCCCGCAGACGCGGACCAGCTGTCCGAGGAAGATATAATCATCCTGCGCGACCTGCACACTTTACTGATCCAGACCTCGATTACGGAGGGCGAAATGAAGTGCAGGAATTGCGGCCACATATACTTCATTAAGAACAGCATTCCAAACCTCCTACTCCCACCACACTTGGCCTGA
- the KNAG0D00245 gene encoding uncharacterized protein, whose product MQYAAISLPILALASKALAGDHHQPSSSEMKSVSTTPCPPSTTHSSSMPHSSSEHHSSSMPHSSSEHHSSSEHHSSSMPHSSSEHHSSSMSHSSSEHHSSSMPHSSSEHHSSSMPHSSSEHHSSSMSHSSSSKMRQPSTHITTVTTGTTHVTVSTITSCEHEKCETVVTTMPEPPCPSTETSIPPQPHMNTTTVPCPPPTMSVVVPPSTTHQISTFEGGSGKIAANGFAIVAAAALLL is encoded by the coding sequence ATGCAATACGCTGCTATTTCCCTACCAATTTTGGCTTTGGCCTCCAAAGCGCTGGCCGGCGACCACCACCAACCATCTTCCTCTGAGATGAAGAGTGTTAGTACAACTCCATGCCCACCATCGACCACACACTCTTCCTCGATGCCTCACTCTTCATCTGAGCACCATTCGTCCTCGATGCCTCACTCTTCCTCTGAGCACCATTCGTCCTCTGAGCACCATTCGTCCTCGATGCCTCACTCTTCCTCTGAGCACCACTCATCCTCGATGTCTCACTCTTCCTCTGAGCACCATTCATCCTCGATGCCTCACTCTTCCTCTGAGCACCATTCATCCTCGATGCCTCACTCTTCCTCTGAGCACCACTCATCCTCGATGTCTCACTCTTCCTCGTCCAAGATGCGTCAACCATCCACTCACATCACCACAGTCACCACCGGCACTACTCACGTCACGGTGTCAACCATCACCAGTTGTGAGCACGAAAAGTGTGAAACAGTTGTTACCACTATGCCAGAGCCTCCTTGCCCATCAACCGAAACTTCGATCCCACCACAACCTCACAtgaacaccaccaccgttCCATGTCCACCACCAACCATGTCCGTGGTGGTCCCTCCAAGCACCACTCACCAAATCTCCACTTTTGAAGGTGGTTCCGGGAAGATTGCTGCTAACGGGTTTGCCATTGTTGCTGCCGCCGCCCTATTGCTATAG
- the TUP1 gene encoding chromatin-silencing transcriptional regulator TUP1 (similar to Saccharomyces cerevisiae TUP1 (YCR084C); ancestral locus Anc_6.363) — MSSTIAASQNKLNDLLEAIRQEFASVSQEANSYRLQNQKDYDYKINQHLAEMQQIRNTVYELELSHRKMKDTYQEEINRLKVELSQRDHQIASMSQQQQQVQQQIQQQVQSGQPQVLAIGAAPQQEQPSAAAAAASVGQTPPIIPQGNGPTLNPLISALGNQLKGPVATPPAQEDEKKIASLPPTVQTKSPKVPSAQTAATKKAHPEAEPQSQAQSAAATEDNQAPAATSAATKQDNVATQDATANAQFSGNENDLVHYDQRASQMKPIPPFLLDLDYKQVPENLRKKTEEYDVLYNPALPRTLEVELHKSLEHTSVVCCVKFSNDGQYLATGCNKTTQVFRVSDGELVARLSDDNAPSIQNGGNGSDSGSTDLYIRSVCFSPDGKFLATGAEDRLIRIWDLAQQKIVMVLQGHDQDVYSLDYFPSGDKLVSGSGDRTVRIWDLKTGQCSLTLSIEDGVTTVAVSPGDGKYIAAGSLDRAVRVWDSETGFLVERLDSENELGTGHRDSVYSVVFTRDGNKVVSSSLDRSVKLWNLRGYNEKENAADNNKSQSSVVCEVTYIGHKDFVLSVTTTANDEFVLSGSKDRGVLFWDTNTGNPLLMLQGHRNSVISVAVANGHPLGPEYQVFATGSGDCRARIWKFSKLDSASKVKEIQG, encoded by the coding sequence ATGTCTTCCACTATTGCTGCGTCGCAGAATAAATTGAATGACCTGCTGGAAGCGATCAGGCAAGAGTTTGCGTCGGTCTCTCAGGAGGCAAACTCGTACCGTTTGCAGAACCAGAAAGATTATGACTACAAGATAAACCAACACCTCGCAGAGATGCAGCAGATTAGAAACACAGTTTACGAATTGGAGTTGTCACACAGAAAGATGAAGGACACTTACCAGGAGGAGATAAATAGATTGAAAGTGGAGCTTTCTCAAAGAGACCACCAGATCGCCTCGATGTcccagcaacagcagcaagtgcagcagcagataCAGCAGCAGGTGCAGTCCGGACAGCCGCAGGTCTTGGCCATAGGAGCAGCCCCGCAACAGGAACAACCGTCCGCTGCAGCTGCTGCCGCTTCCGTGGGGCAGACACCCCCAATAATCCCCCAGGGCAACGGCCCAACGTTGAACCCGCTGATTAGTGCCCTGGGTAACCAGTTGAAGGGTCCAGTGGCTACTCCGCCTGCCCAGGAGgacgagaagaaaattgCCTCTTTACCTCCCACCGTACAGACGAAGAGTCCAAAGGTGCCCTCCGCACAGACGGCCGCCACAAAGAAGGCACACCCAGAAGCTGAACCCCAATCTCAAGCTCAATCTGCCGCGGCAACCGAAGATAACCAGGCTCCCGCTGCCACATCTGCAGCCACTAAGCAAGATAATGTGGCTACACAGGATGCGACTGCGAACGCCCAATTTTCCGGGAACGAAAACGATTTGGTGCATTACGATCAACGTGCGTCCCAAATGAAACCCATCCCACCATTTCTGTTAGACTTGGACTACAAACAGGTTCCCGAGAACTTGAGGAAGAAGACCGAGGAGTACGATGTTTTGTACAACCCTGCCTTGCCCCGCACACTAGAGGTCGAGTTGCATAAATCCTTGGAACACACATCGGTTGTCTGCTGCGTCAAATTCTCCAACGACGGACAGTATTTGGCAACAGGGTGTAACAAAACAACTCAGGTGTTCCGTGTGTCCGACGGAGAATTAGTAGCTAGACTCTCGGACGACAATGCACCATCCATCCAGAATGGTGGTAACGGTTCTGACAGCGGATCGACAGACTTGTACATCCGTTCCGTGTGTTTCTCACCAGACGGGAAGTTTTTGGCCACAGGTGCGGAGGACAGACTGATCAGGATTTGGGATTTAGCCCAACAGAAGATCGTCATGGTCTTACAAGGCCACGATCAGGACGTCTACTCCTTGGACTACTTCCCCTCAGGTGACAAGCTTGTGTCGGGCTCCGGGGACAGAACCGTTAGAATCTGGGATTTGAAAACGGGTCAGTGCTCTCTGACATTGTCTATCGAGGACGGTGTCACCACAGTTGCTGTTTCACCAGGAGATGGGAAGTACATTGCCGCCGGTTCTCTAGATCGTGCCGTTCGCGTCTGGGACTCGGAGACCGGGTTCCTGGTGGAGAGACTGGATTCTGAAAACGAACTCGGCACAGGCCACAGGGATTCCGTGTACAGTGTTGTGTTCACCAGAGACGGCAACAAAGTGGTCTCCAGTTCTTTGGACAGATCCGTCAAGCTGTGGAACTTGCGTGGGTACAATGAAAAGGAGAACGCCGCCGACAATAACAAATCGCAAAGTTCTGTGGTCTGTGAAGTCACGTATATCGGACACAAAGATTTCGTTCTGTCGGTGACCACCACTGCAAACGACGAATTTGTGCTATCGGGCTCGAAAGACCGTGGCGTCCTGTTCTGGGATACAAACACGGGGAACCCATTGCTAATGCTACAGGGTCATAGAAACTCCGTGATCTCTGTTGCGGTCGCCAATGGTCACCCACTGGGCCCCGAGTACCAGGTGTTTGCAACTGGTAGTGGTGACTGTAGGGCAAGAATCTGGAAGTTTTCGAAATTGGACTCCGCCTCTAAAGTCAAGGAAATTCAAGGTTGA
- the AGA1 gene encoding Aga1p (similar to Saccharomyces cerevisiae FIG2 (YCR089W) and AGA1 (YNR044W); ancestral locus Anc_6.367) has product MKIPIQLFIAFVHTCSFVAAQLSMSTTTITEVDVFTSYYCVKQISSSKILTTEPSTSSKIEKRSSTVHSSSPVTISSTQVSTPLLSSSKTEKSSSSTTLMPKQPSVSQSSSFPKTEYSTHSSSSKISSSIVSIKTSSHPSTDDSDRRSSSVPPSSSATPFVPPTHSLISSSLASPSIPVVSSSVPVPSSSVPEVPSSVSAVSSSVPAILSSVPETSGTYHSVPKSSTTPTEAKSSSSPPIDRVVTSSSAVTVSSHRTSSSSISVSKISHPSLIDSTTTSIKISLSTVISTITSCVSDRCKTWTSVTSKPTPPTSRVSSSSSNSTHLSSTSKSSQSRKTIETTGTTSKTRSLASSSGIVSITTQFTTSHESVSERKNSTSSTTPYSSQVIITSTSIVTEPHSRSVTTKTVSSSSSISKNVTTEPPHLNSYTPTTINVPPSTTSYVNVFEGAAPRVVSLRHNILLPMIMAFFV; this is encoded by the coding sequence ATGAAAATTCCAATTCAATTGTTTATCGCATTCGTACACACTTGTTCTTTTGTCGCGGCTCAGCTCAGTATGTCGACCACAACAATTACAGAAGTTGATGTTTTTACTTCGTATTACTGTGTCAAGCAAATATCCTCATCCAAAATTTTGACAACTGAGCCATCTACTTCATCGAAAATTGAAAAGCGTTCTTCGACTGTGCACTCATCTTCTCCGGTAACGATAAGTTCTACCCAAGTTAGCACACCTCTTCTCTCAAGTTCCAAAACAGAGAAGTCTTCTAGTTCCACAACTTTGATGCCAAAACAGCCTAGTGTTAGTCAATCTTCAAGCTTCCCTAAAACTGAATATTCAACCCATTCTTCGTCAAGTAaaatttcctcttcaatagTTAGCATCAAGACTTCTTCCCACCCTTCCACCGATGATTCGGACCGCCGCTCGAGTTCTGTACCTCCATCTAGTTCGGCAACTCCTTTTGTTCCCCCCACACACTCGTTGATCTCATCAAGCTTAGCGTCTCCCTCGATTCCTGTTGTTTCGTCTTCGGTGCCTGTGCCTTCTTCATCGGTTCCTGAAGTTCCATCCTCCGTTTCTGCAGTTTCATCTTCGGTTCCTGCTATTCTATCGTCAGTTCCTGAGACATCGGGTACCTACCATAGTGTACCAAAATCTTCCACCACTCCCACTGAAGCCAAATCGTCATCGAGCCCACCTATTGACAGAGTGGTGACATCCTCAAGTGCCGTTACTGTATCCTCGCACCGCacatcctcctcgtcgatATCGGTCTCCAAGATCTCTCACCCAAGTTTAATTGACTCTACCACTACAAGTATCAAAATCTCTCTCAGCACTGTTATTTCAACGATAACATCGTGTGTGTCTGATAGATGCAAAACTTGGACTTCTGTTACAAGCAAACCAACGCCACCAACATCCCGGGTTTCCTCCAGTAGTAGCAACTCTACCCATTTGTCGAGTACCAGCAAATCTTCACAGAGTCGGAAAACGATCGAAACCACGGGTACCACAAGTAAGACCCGTTCACTAGCCTCCTCAAGCGGGATAGTTTCCATTACAACACAATTCACCACTTCCCACGAGAGTGTCagtgaaagaaaaaacagtACAAGTTCTACCACTCCTTATTCATCTCAGGTCATCATTACGTCCACTAGTATTGTAACTGAACCTCACTCGAGATCTGTAACGACGAAgactgtttcttcctcctcttcaatttcaaaaaatgtAACCACGGAACCACCACACTTGAACAGTTACACTCCCACCACAATAAACGTACCTCCCTCTACTACTAGCTACGTCAATGTCTTTGAAGGTGCCGCGCCAAGGGTGGTTTCCCTGAGACATAACATTCTTCTGCCCATGATAATGGCGTTCTTCGTGTAG
- the COQ2 gene encoding 4-hydroxybenzoate octaprenyltransferase (similar to Saccharomyces cerevisiae COQ2 (YNR041C); ancestral locus Anc_6.361), with translation MSLQRLSLASVFLSRSFTPRRSPVWNGLFKLQAGRRLEHTGAPTTPFTAEQLRVAKRERLEGLGPIVGRLPAAVVPYAELMRLEKPVGTWLLYLPCSWAILIAAMETGAAVLPTVGMLGLFGAGALVMRGAGCTINDLLDRRLDAKVIRSVERPIASGRVTARQACVFLAGQTAVGVGILSLLPTACWWLGLASLPIVFTYPLFKRFTYYPQAALSACFNWGALLGFPAMGIIDWPTMIPLYLGSYLWCMTYDTVYAHQDKAFDIKAGIKSTALAWGARTKQICYGMTAAQFMLYITAGINSGLLLGPGFLGGLSIFAYRVFTMIRKVDLDNPRECWRAFLGNINTGLYFSYALFFDFLLKSFGWL, from the coding sequence ATGTCTTTGCAGAGACTTAGTTTAGCATCCGTGTTTTTGTCGCGGTCGTTTACCCCCCGGCGTTCGCCAGTTTGGAATGGTTTGTTTAAGTTGCAAGCTGGGAGGAGGCTAGAGCACACAGGTGCACCCACGACACCCTTCACGGCAGAACAGCTTCGTGTTGCGAAGCGGGAGAGATTGGAAGGGTTGGGCCCGATTGTCGGGAGACTCCCTGCTGCGGTGGTCCCCTACGCGGAGCTGATGCGGCTCGAGAAACCAGTGGGGACCTGGCTGCTGTACTTGCCCTGCTCTTGGGCGATCCTCATTGCCGCGATGGAGACCGGTGCTGCCGTGTTGCCGACCGTTGGGATGCTCGGGTTGTTTGGAGCCGGTGCACTTGTCATGCGTGGGGCAGGGTGCACGATCAACGACCTGCTGGACAGGAGACTTGACGCCAAAGTGATCAGGTCTGTAGAGCGGCCGATCGCCTCGGGGAGGGTCACGGCGCGGCAAGCGTGCGTGTTCCTTGCTGGGCAGACCGCTGTCGGTGTTGGAATCCTCTCGCTGCTCCCCACAGCGTGTTGGTGGCTCGGGCTTGCGTCACTGCCGATAGTGTTCACGTACCCGCTGTTCAAGCGGTTCACGTACTACCCGCAGGCTGCGCTGAGCGCTTGCTTCAATTGGGGGGCCCTGCTCGGGTTCCCTGCAATGGGGATCATCGACTGGCCCACGATGATCCCGCTGTACTTGGGGAGCTACCTGTGGTGCATGACGTACGACACGGTGTACGCGCACCAGGACAAGGCGTTCGACATCAAAGCGGGGATCAAGTCGACCGCGCTCGCTTGGGGGGCCCGCACGAAGCAGATCTGCTACGGGATGACCGCGGCCCAGTTCATGCTGTACATAACCGCTGGGATCAACAGCgggctgctgctgggaCCAGGGTTCCTTGGAGGACTGTCTATATTTGCCTACCGCGTATTTACAATGATTAGGAAGGTGGACCTCGACAACCCAAGGGAGTGCTGGAGGGCATTCCTCGGGAATATTAACACCGGGCTGTACTTCTCGTATgccctcttcttcgacttcttgttgaagtcCTTTGGCTGGCTCTGA
- the MRX15 gene encoding Mrx15p (similar to Saccharomyces cerevisiae YNR040W; ancestral locus Anc_6.360), whose translation MAVGLLTLMKSLALKKSPQVVYSYRLKPIVRVGVLSMSAVLLTYGYTFADVSWLSAKQRQAAAEDDDKRSVWYFCKSYGPVALAVLPFTLSLGTLYVFSRVVRQVIYLPDVVGKPGCRIVRQSPLLAREISTVRPLDVVSRTKGVRIYTGKGPQGIDDAATFSFYLVDKTAKSFWNRYYILPRSGEVWKSDGRVLDSLFHNDLSKNSLEEFEDRSTLAKEVPLKAVLKQNKTSFHSNANDKSDRIKSIVTNSTDREQR comes from the coding sequence ATGGCTGTTGGATTGTTGACTCTTATGAAGAGTCTGGCGCTGAAGAAGTCACCGCAGGTGGTCTACTCGTACCGTTTGAAGCCAATTGTGCGCGTTGGAGTACTCTCCATGTCTGCCGTGCTGCTTACGTACGGATACACGTTTGCTGACGTATCTTGGCTATCTGCCAAGCAGCGGCAGGCCGCTGCAGAGGATGACGACAAGCGTAGCGTATGGTACTTCTGCAAGTCGTACGGGCCCGTCGCGTTGGCCGTGCTGCCCTTCACATTGTCCCTCGGCACGCTGTACGTGTTTTCGAGGGTTGTACGGCAAGTCATTTACCTTCCAGATGTGGTGGGAAAGCCCGGGTGTCGAATTGTACGCCAGTCACCTCTTCTCGCGAGAGAGATCAGCACGGTGCGGCCGCTGGACGTCGTCAGCAGGACTAAGGGGGTTAGGATATATACGGGGAAGGGTCCACAAGGGATAGACGATGCTGCGACGTTCAGTTTCTACTTGGTGGACAAGACGGCCAAGTCGTTTTGGAACAGGTACTACATTCTGCCCAGGTCCGGCGAGGTCTGGAAGTCCGACGGGAGGGTTCTCGATTCACTGTTCCATAACGACTTGTCAAAGAACTCACTGGAAGAATTTGAGGACCGCAGCACGCTTGCGAAGGAGGTACCGCTAAAGGCTGTTCTCAAGCAGAACAAGACCAGTTTCCACTCGAATGCCAATGACAAGAGTGACAGAATTAAAAGCATCGTTACTAATAGTACAGACAGGGAGCAACGCTAA
- the PET494 gene encoding Pet494p (similar to Saccharomyces cerevisiae PET494 (YNR045W); ancestral locus Anc_6.369), whose amino-acid sequence MRWGTVRMKCIWRRIYSTRSNGYSRSDLIQFNGKRNPGRPSFGETLWGYFNAPGNVTFVTTNIIAFTGIVTYNTLVDFHHAQILEKQILSSQLELSEQRSDTGAIAAPAEYVVLSLPKKGRYQQGPHRTTEQKQKTETEQVRQQEEIESPLTTYSHVELPKSGVTKSIQAQLAKASLFHLFYTFETYQDMTRQKGGNGNIEHGSSSWSLTNPIFNEDQLKTLNEISTSSNPATSVYKTWRQLSQPIFANINRLYEFKLPNWYHFPRRLKQLCQTLNTTELATIDEFHELYDTSSDNKIFKKLMRRWLYNHFYLLVKNTENNSIISNESFYREILQDSLRGDKEMFLEYSSVVLNGNDPRCGLFFPRVSDYYTVQLSTLMDIMQGYIKLRDASHLTQSTRDYNDEILRIVRLLKQNGVAANSGNVRIVLSDEPVQIGEKDRAQYFKIISQNKELLSLLKTLK is encoded by the coding sequence ATGAGGTGGGGAACGGTGAGGATGAAGTGTATATGGAGGCGAATATACTCGACGCGGTCTAATGGCTACAGTCGCTCTGATCTTATTCAGTTTAACGGAAAACGAAATCCCGGACGGCCTAGTTTTGGGGAAACATTGTGGGGTTATTTCAACGCTCCAGGTAATGTCACATTTGTTACTACAAATATAATAGCGTTTACAGGGATTGTTACGTACAATACGCTTGTTGATTTCCATCATGCACAAATATTGGAGAAACAGATTCTCTCCTCTCAGTTAGAACTGAGTGAGCAACGGTCTGACACGGGTGCGATCGCTGCTCCGGCAGAGTATGTGGTTCTTTCCTTACCAAAGAAGGGTCGATATCAACAGGGACCGCACAGAACCACggaacagaaacagaagacGGAGACAGAGCAGGTGCGACAACAGGAAGAAATTGAATCTCCGTTAACCACATACAGCCATGTAGAGCTTCCCAAATCTGGGGTAACCAAATCCATTCAAGCACAGTTGGCAAAAGCTTCACTTTTCCATTTATTTTATACATTTGAAACGTATCAAGATATGACGCGACAGAAAGGGGGCAATGGGAACATTGAGCACGGTTCCAGTTCGTGGTCACTGACGAATCCAATCTTCAACGAGGACCAGCTAAAGACTTTGAATGAAATATCTACATCTTCCAATCCGGCCACGTCTGTGTACAAGACTTGGAGACAGTTGAGTCAACCGATCTTTGCCAATATAAACAGGCTGTACGAGTTCAAGTTGCCCAATTGGTACCACTTCCCACGTCGTTTGAAACAGCTTTGCCAGACATTAAATACCACTGAACTGGCCACAATAGACGAATTCCACGAGCTGTACGATACATCATCTGATaacaaaatcttcaaaaaactcATGCGAAGGTGGCTCTATAACCACTTCTACCTGTTGGTCAAAAATACAGAGAATAATTCAATTATCTCCAACGAATCGTTCTACCGTGAGATCCTCCAGGATTCTCTGAGGGGGGACAAAGAGATGTTTCTTGAATATTCCTCCGTGGTATTGAATGGTAATGACCCACGATGTGGACTGTTCTTTCCTCGAGTCTCGGACTACTACACCGTCCAGCTGTCCACTTTGATGGACATAATGCAGGGGTACATAAAGCTGAGAGACGCGTCGCACCTGACACAGAGCACGAGAGACTACAATGATGAGATTTTGCGCATAGTGAGGCTACTGAAGCAGAATGGAGTGGCTGCGAACTCCGGGAACGTGCGTATCGTGCTCTCGGATGAACCGGTacaaattggagaaaagGACCGGGCAcaatatttcaaaataatTTCTCAAAACAAAGAGCTGCTCTCTCTCCTGAAGACATTGAAGTGA
- the MVD1 gene encoding diphosphomevalonate decarboxylase MVD1 (similar to Saccharomyces cerevisiae MVD1 (YNR043W); ancestral locus Anc_6.362), which translates to MSIHVASITAPVNIATLKYWGKRDADLNLPTNSSISVTLSQDDLRTLTSAACSAQFTEDKLWLNGEEESLGSKRTQDCLADLRQMRQQMEQADSALEPMSQWKLHIVSENNFPTAAGLASSAAGFAALVTAIAKLYSLPQDMSELSMVARKGSGSACRSLFGGFVAWEMGQLADGTDSKAVQVASREQWPEMKAVILVVSDEKKDTSSTQGMQLTVRTSDLFQERIKTVVPQRFDEMKRAIVARDFEMFAELTMKDSNSFHATCLDSYPPIFYINDTSKKVIRLCHAINAYFNRNVVAYTFDAGPNAVMYYLQENESKLLPFFYPLLSTVEGWGTKFTAETLQGFENTFNTQYKADFPAMLDPKLAEGISRIIPTQVGTGPQETNECLIDPATGLPK; encoded by the coding sequence ATGTCCATACACGTTGCTTCTATCACCGCGCCTGTGAACATCGCTACTTTGAAGTACTGGGGGAAAAGAGATGCGGATCTGAACTTGCCCACGAACTCTTCCATCTCGGTCACGCTGTCGCAGGATGACCTGAGAACGCTCACATCCGCAGCTTGCAGTGCTCAATTTACAGAGGACAAATTGTGGTTGAATGGCGAGGAGGAATCTCTCGGGAGTAAACGCACACAGGACTGTCTTGCGGACCTGCGTCAGATGAGGCAACAGATGGAGCAGGCAGACTCCGCGCTCGAACCTATGTCTCAGTGGAAGCTGCATATCGTCTCGGAGAATAACTTCCCCACAGCAGCCGGGCTTGCGTCGTCCGCAGCCGGGTTTGCTGCGCTCGTCACCGCGATCGCAAAACTTTACAGTCTCCCACAGGATATGTCTGAGCTGTCGATGGTTGCCAGGAAGGGGTCCGGCTCCGCGTGCAGATCGCTGTTCGGTGGGTTTGTCGCTTGGGAAATGGGCCAGTTGGCCGACGGGACAGACTCCAAGGCGGTGCAGGTCGCCTCGAGGGAGCAATGGCCAGAAATGAAGGCGGTTATTCTCGTCGTCAGCGACGAGAAGAAGGATACCTCCTCCACGCAGGGGATGCAACTGACAGTCAGGACCTCGGACCTCTTTCAAGAGAGGATAAAAACGGTCGTCCCGCAAAGATTTGACGAAATGAAGCGCGCTATCGTCGCGAGAGACTTCGAGATGTTCGCAGAACTAACCATGAAGGACTCCAACTCGTTCCACGCTACTTGCCTCGACTCGTACCCTCCCATTTTCTACATAAATGACACCTCCAAGAAAGTGATAAGACTGTGCCACGCAATCAATGCATACTTCAACAGGAACGTCGTTGCCTACACCTTTGACGCAGGGCCCAACGCGGTCATGTACTACCTACAGGAGAACGAATCGAAACTTCTGCCCTTCTTCTACCCGTTGCTCTCGACCGTCGAAGGGTGGGGGACAAAATTTACCGCTGAGACCCTCCAGGGGTTCgaaaacactttcaacacACAGTACAAGGCCGACTTCCCGGCGATGTTGGACCCTAAACTTGCAGAGGGTATATCTAGGATCATCCCAACCCAAGTCGGCACGGGACCTCAAGAGACAAACGAATGCTTGATTGATCCAGCGACTGGTCTACCCAAATGA